Proteins found in one Borreliella valaisiana VS116 genomic segment:
- a CDS encoding TIGR00282 family metallophosphoesterase — MQDSTIKTLIIGDIIGESGLKKVFFNLKNIKNKYRIDLVIANGENSSNGFGITPEIANNLFRSGVNVITTGNHVYSNYKINDYLNKQMYILRPNNFSDLLDGHGYCFLTIKDEKVAVINVQGVLNMNFIVKNPFDNAKKLVNMLSNKVKTIFVDFHAESNYEKESFGYFLNGFVTGVVGTHTHIMTKDERILSKGTAYISDVGMTGGLNSVIGFNPYISLKGLLEYTPLRAEVVEDDTILQGVIITSNLKTGRALKIERIQK; from the coding sequence ATGCAAGATAGCACTATTAAGACTTTGATAATTGGGGATATAATAGGCGAGAGTGGATTAAAAAAAGTTTTTTTTAATCTTAAAAATATTAAAAACAAATATAGAATAGATTTGGTAATTGCTAATGGAGAAAATTCTTCAAATGGCTTTGGAATAACTCCAGAAATAGCAAATAATCTTTTTAGATCGGGTGTTAATGTTATTACTACTGGTAATCATGTGTATTCTAATTACAAGATAAATGACTACCTAAATAAGCAAATGTATATTTTAAGGCCAAATAATTTTTCAGATTTGTTAGATGGGCATGGTTATTGTTTTTTAACTATTAAAGATGAAAAAGTTGCTGTGATTAATGTTCAAGGGGTTTTAAATATGAATTTTATTGTTAAGAATCCTTTTGATAATGCAAAAAAATTGGTTAATATGTTAAGTAATAAGGTTAAAACCATTTTTGTAGATTTTCATGCTGAGAGTAATTATGAAAAAGAAAGTTTTGGATATTTTTTAAATGGTTTTGTAACAGGCGTGGTTGGCACTCATACTCATATTATGACTAAAGATGAAAGAATATTATCAAAAGGTACAGCTTATATTAGTGATGTTGGAATGACAGGGGGATTAAATTCTGTAATAGGATTTAATCCCTATATTTCTCTTAAAGGCTTGCTTGAATATACTCCTTTAAGAGCTGAGGTTGTCGAAGATGACACAATTTTACAAGGAGTTATTATTACTTCTAATTTAAAGACAGGTCGTGCTTTAAAAATTGAAAGAATTCAAAAATAA
- a CDS encoding TlyA family RNA methyltransferase, producing the protein MKEFKNNLLNILCKRYPEKTRKELMVLILTGNVYVNSHKEKNPKMLINKTSKIDLVENTCQIFVSRGGYKLLEALKDFEIEVKNKICVDVGSSTGGFTDCLLQCGANFVYSIDVGINQLSYKLRIDPRVKVLERTNIFDVTEFKIVPNFAVVDVSFRSSISICVNLIDKLSDNFIIVLIKPQFEFKSLNLDIENFNGIVNEKYLKIILQNVIEKFYKNKLQVKNILKLKTKGKKGNQEFMFLVARSSVFNIANSMQLLRNIEF; encoded by the coding sequence TTGAAAGAATTCAAAAATAATTTATTAAATATACTTTGTAAAAGGTATCCAGAAAAAACACGAAAAGAATTAATGGTTTTGATTTTAACTGGCAATGTATATGTAAATTCTCATAAAGAAAAAAATCCTAAAATGTTAATAAACAAAACAAGTAAGATAGATTTGGTTGAGAATACTTGTCAAATATTTGTATCAAGGGGAGGTTACAAGCTTTTAGAAGCTCTAAAGGATTTTGAGATCGAAGTTAAAAATAAAATTTGTGTTGATGTTGGTTCTTCAACTGGTGGTTTTACTGATTGTCTGCTACAGTGTGGTGCCAATTTTGTTTATTCAATTGATGTGGGCATTAATCAACTTTCTTATAAATTAAGAATTGATCCAAGAGTTAAAGTTTTAGAGAGAACTAATATTTTTGATGTTACAGAATTTAAAATTGTGCCTAATTTTGCTGTTGTTGATGTTTCTTTCAGATCATCAATAAGTATATGTGTAAATTTAATAGACAAACTTTCTGATAATTTTATTATAGTTTTGATCAAGCCCCAGTTTGAGTTTAAGAGCTTAAATTTGGATATAGAAAATTTTAATGGTATTGTGAATGAAAAGTATTTGAAGATAATTTTGCAAAATGTAATTGAAAAGTTTTATAAAAATAAATTACAAGTTAAAAATATATTGAAGTTAAAAACCAAAGGTAAAAAAGGTAATCAAGAATTTATGTTTTTAGTTGCTAGATCAAGTGTTTTCAATATTGCAAATTCTATGCAATTGCTTCGAAATATTGAATTTTAA